In a single window of the Acidobacteriota bacterium genome:
- the ccoS gene encoding cbb3-type cytochrome oxidase assembly protein CcoS encodes MSAVYIALPFALLLALLFLAMFIWSVRSGQMDDLETPAHRILGEDEERRTPTPSDDDPLDR; translated from the coding sequence GTGTCCGCTGTCTACATCGCCCTGCCATTCGCCCTGCTGCTGGCATTGCTCTTCCTCGCAATGTTCATCTGGTCGGTGAGATCCGGGCAGATGGACGACCTGGAAACCCCGGCCCACCGCATCCTCGGAGAAGACGAGGAGCGAAGGACGCCCACCCCGTCGGACGACGACCCACTAGATCGGTGA
- the queA gene encoding tRNA preQ1(34) S-adenosylmethionine ribosyltransferase-isomerase QueA has translation MRTDDFDYELPQELIAQSPVPRGTSRLLVLDRASGELEHRHIGNFVEYLRPDDLLLLNDTRVIPARLWAHRPTGRKFELLLLRALDGDAWEALLRPSARARIGERIVLSDGGVAIPEGRRGQGRWRVRFDPSLGLERLDRIGEMPLPPYIGRPEGGIEEDRRNYQTVYAAAPGAAAAPTAGLHFTEGHLQDIRDRGIEIASLTLHVGLGTFRPVSVENISDHEMHEEWYWLSEPTAVAVNTALEAGRRIVCVGTTSVRALEGALAAGKGRARTGDGLTRLFITPGYAFRGVGAMLTNFHLPRSTLLMMISALAGREKILDTYAKAIGRRYRFFSYGDAMLIV, from the coding sequence GTGCGAACCGACGACTTCGATTACGAGCTGCCGCAGGAGCTGATTGCGCAGTCGCCGGTGCCGCGCGGCACGTCGCGGCTGCTGGTGCTCGACCGTGCGAGCGGCGAACTCGAGCACCGCCACATCGGCAATTTCGTCGAATACCTTCGGCCCGATGACCTGCTGCTGCTCAACGATACGCGCGTGATTCCGGCGCGCCTCTGGGCCCACCGCCCCACCGGCCGGAAGTTCGAGCTGCTACTACTGAGAGCGCTGGACGGTGACGCCTGGGAAGCACTGCTGCGCCCGTCGGCTCGCGCCAGGATCGGCGAACGCATCGTGCTCTCCGATGGAGGCGTGGCGATTCCGGAGGGGCGGCGTGGCCAGGGACGTTGGCGCGTGCGGTTCGACCCGTCGCTCGGTCTCGAGCGGCTGGACCGCATTGGCGAAATGCCGTTGCCTCCCTACATCGGACGGCCCGAGGGGGGCATCGAGGAGGACCGGCGGAATTATCAGACGGTCTATGCCGCCGCTCCGGGTGCGGCCGCGGCGCCGACCGCCGGGCTCCACTTCACCGAGGGCCACCTGCAGGATATCCGGGACCGCGGCATCGAAATCGCATCGCTGACCCTGCACGTTGGGCTCGGCACCTTCCGGCCGGTATCGGTCGAGAACATCTCTGATCACGAGATGCACGAGGAGTGGTACTGGCTGTCGGAACCTACGGCGGTGGCGGTCAACACCGCCCTCGAGGCGGGACGCCGGATCGTCTGCGTTGGCACCACCTCGGTGCGCGCCCTCGAGGGTGCCCTGGCCGCAGGGAAGGGCCGCGCCCGGACCGGCGACGGATTGACCCGGCTCTTCATAACGCCCGGATATGCGTTCCGGGGCGTGGGTGCCATGCTGACCAATTTCCACCTGCCTCGTTCGACCCTTTTGATGATGATCAGCGCCCTCGCCGGAAGGGAGAAGATTCTCGACACCTACGCCAAGGCGATTGGCCGACGATACCGCTTCTTCTCCTACGGCGATGCGATGCTGATCGTCTGA
- a CDS encoding YraN family protein, with product MKRPKEHRLGRRAEWAAMVLLLAKGYRPKHRNWRGAGGEIDLVMKRNGTTVFVEVKARSGREFGGAGEALNTKKQQILTRAASAYLGTFGLWEEPCRYDLVTIERVGGLFPWRIRHFRDVFQPNLGRQF from the coding sequence ATGAAACGACCGAAAGAACACCGCCTGGGTCGTCGCGCCGAATGGGCGGCGATGGTGCTTCTGCTGGCCAAGGGTTACCGCCCAAAACACCGCAACTGGCGCGGTGCCGGAGGTGAGATCGACCTGGTGATGAAGCGTAACGGCACCACGGTCTTCGTCGAGGTCAAGGCCAGGTCGGGCCGGGAGTTCGGCGGCGCTGGCGAGGCGCTGAACACCAAGAAGCAACAGATTCTCACCCGCGCCGCCTCGGCCTACCTCGGTACGTTCGGACTCTGGGAGGAGCCGTGCCGCTACGATCTGGTGACTATCGAACGCGTGGGGGGCCTCTTCCCCTGGCGCATCCGCCACTTCCGCGACGTCTTCCAGCCGAATCTCGGACGGCAATTCTGA
- a CDS encoding efflux RND transporter permease subunit yields MKDSRKGPLAWFAANHVAANMLMIFILVSGALALARVVVEVFPEIDTDTVTIRVPYRGASPAEAEEGVCVRVEEAIASIEGIKRIRSVAQENMGVVTAELEEDADDTKVLDDIKAAVDRIETFPIETEKPVVAEGDTRRRVITVVLHGDASEKTLKALAETVRDELTAREGVSQVEIAGVRNYEISIEVSEEDLRRYGLSFEQVANVVGMSSLDLPGGAVKTRGGEILLRTKGQMYHGTEFEDIVVVTRSDGTRVYLSDVATVVDGFEDTDTATSFNGKRAALIQVYRVGSEGALEVAEVTKDFIEDLEPTLPAGVSVDTWDDDSIILRQRIGLLLRNARLGLILVFACLALFLNLRLAFWTTMGIPISFLGGFWLVPHFDVTLNMVSLFAFIVVLGIVVDDAIVVGENVYNYLEKGIKPLDAAIRGVREMAMPVTFAVITTVAAFAPLLFVSGRMGQIMKQIPIVVISVLLMSLVEALLILPAHLSGDGHLFNRILRPILGPIERVQKTVHRGLQWIISGPYRKSLDLALEWRYLTVSMALVFLIVSVAVVVGGYLKFSMMPNVDADSMAAMLTMPQGTPVEQTQAVLDRITEGAVQLAREYDEGKSEGAPSIVTHISATVGQHPTAGAHGPMASQNVAQNSAHLGEVSVELLGSEHRSVSSSELLNRWREIVGEVPGAVSLIYKSSLFSPGDAISVQLAHRDFDTLLHVVDRLKGIIAEYPGTKDIADSFLPGKQELELSLTPEGRAAGLTLADLGRQVRAGFYGREVQRIQRGRDDIRVMVRYPEDERRSLGDIENMRVRLPDGSEVPFTIVASVEEGRGYAVINRTDRRRVVTVTGDVDASVANANEINADLRKEVLPNLALEFPGLTYDFEGEQREQKESLDSLKVNFLVAQIAIFALLAIPFRSYTQPLIIMSAIPFGLVGAVFGHIAMGLNLTMLSMFGMVALTGVVVNDSLILVDLINRLRREGVSVDESIREAGERRFRPILLTTATTFLGLSPMIFETSMQARFLIPMAVSLGYGIVFATAITLLLVPTLYRILEDLKMAFGTATEEMRVSRQVKAVES; encoded by the coding sequence ATGAAAGACAGCCGCAAGGGACCGCTGGCCTGGTTTGCCGCCAACCACGTCGCGGCGAACATGTTGATGATCTTCATTCTGGTTTCGGGTGCGCTGGCCCTGGCTCGAGTCGTGGTCGAGGTTTTCCCCGAAATCGACACCGACACCGTGACAATCCGGGTGCCCTATCGTGGAGCGTCACCGGCCGAGGCGGAGGAGGGTGTGTGTGTGCGGGTCGAGGAGGCAATCGCCTCGATCGAGGGTATCAAGCGAATTCGGTCCGTGGCGCAAGAGAACATGGGAGTGGTCACCGCCGAGCTTGAAGAGGACGCGGACGACACAAAGGTCCTCGACGATATCAAGGCTGCGGTCGACCGGATCGAGACCTTCCCGATCGAGACCGAGAAGCCAGTGGTTGCCGAGGGTGACACCCGGCGACGGGTGATCACGGTCGTGCTCCACGGAGACGCCTCCGAGAAGACGCTGAAGGCACTGGCGGAAACGGTTCGAGATGAGCTCACGGCCCGGGAAGGCGTGTCTCAGGTGGAAATTGCGGGTGTCCGCAACTACGAAATCTCGATCGAGGTCTCGGAGGAAGATCTGAGGCGATATGGCCTCAGCTTCGAGCAGGTGGCCAACGTAGTGGGGATGTCGTCCCTCGATCTACCCGGTGGAGCGGTCAAGACTCGTGGCGGCGAGATCCTGCTCCGGACCAAGGGCCAGATGTATCACGGCACCGAATTCGAGGACATCGTCGTGGTGACCCGGTCAGATGGGACACGGGTCTACCTGTCAGATGTCGCGACCGTGGTCGACGGGTTCGAGGACACCGACACGGCTACCAGCTTCAACGGCAAGAGAGCGGCCCTGATACAGGTCTACAGAGTCGGCAGCGAAGGTGCGCTCGAGGTGGCCGAAGTGACCAAGGATTTCATCGAGGACCTCGAGCCGACCCTTCCGGCGGGGGTCTCAGTCGATACCTGGGACGATGATTCGATCATTCTCAGGCAGCGGATCGGCCTGCTGCTGCGAAACGCCCGCCTTGGTCTGATCCTCGTCTTTGCCTGTCTGGCCCTGTTTCTGAATCTCAGGCTGGCATTCTGGACCACCATGGGAATTCCAATCTCGTTCCTCGGGGGATTCTGGCTGGTCCCACATTTCGATGTCACCCTCAACATGGTCTCGCTGTTCGCGTTTATCGTCGTCCTCGGCATCGTGGTCGACGACGCAATCGTTGTCGGCGAAAACGTTTACAACTATCTGGAAAAAGGCATCAAACCCCTCGACGCGGCCATCCGCGGCGTGCGCGAGATGGCGATGCCAGTGACCTTCGCCGTCATCACGACGGTTGCCGCTTTCGCTCCGCTGCTCTTCGTGTCGGGTCGCATGGGCCAGATCATGAAACAGATCCCGATCGTCGTCATCTCGGTGCTCCTGATGTCGCTGGTCGAGGCGCTCCTCATCCTGCCGGCCCACCTGTCGGGTGACGGTCATCTCTTCAACCGGATCCTGAGGCCGATCCTCGGCCCGATCGAGCGTGTCCAGAAGACGGTCCATAGAGGTCTCCAGTGGATCATCAGTGGTCCCTATCGGAAGAGCCTCGACCTGGCCCTCGAGTGGCGGTATCTGACGGTTTCCATGGCTCTCGTTTTCCTCATCGTGAGTGTGGCGGTGGTAGTCGGCGGATACCTCAAGTTCAGCATGATGCCCAACGTGGATGCCGACAGCATGGCGGCGATGTTGACCATGCCGCAGGGGACGCCGGTCGAGCAGACGCAGGCGGTGCTGGACAGGATTACCGAGGGCGCGGTACAGCTCGCCCGGGAGTACGACGAGGGCAAGTCCGAAGGGGCCCCTTCGATCGTCACCCATATCTCGGCGACCGTGGGACAACATCCGACCGCCGGGGCGCACGGTCCGATGGCGTCACAGAACGTGGCACAGAACTCCGCTCACCTCGGCGAGGTCAGCGTTGAACTTCTGGGTTCAGAGCACCGATCGGTCAGTTCCTCAGAGCTCCTGAACCGATGGCGCGAGATCGTCGGCGAGGTTCCGGGTGCGGTGTCGCTCATATACAAGTCGAGCCTCTTTTCACCCGGGGACGCGATCAGCGTGCAGCTCGCTCACAGGGACTTCGACACCCTGCTTCACGTGGTCGATCGGCTCAAGGGGATCATAGCCGAGTACCCGGGAACCAAGGACATCGCGGACTCATTCCTTCCGGGCAAGCAGGAGCTCGAGCTCTCGCTGACGCCAGAGGGTCGTGCCGCCGGTTTGACCCTGGCCGATCTGGGTCGCCAGGTGCGTGCAGGTTTCTACGGTCGGGAGGTCCAGAGGATCCAACGCGGTCGAGACGACATCCGGGTCATGGTTCGGTACCCGGAAGATGAGCGGCGGTCTTTGGGCGACATCGAGAACATGCGGGTGCGCCTGCCGGACGGTAGCGAGGTTCCGTTCACGATTGTCGCGTCGGTCGAGGAGGGACGGGGATACGCCGTAATCAACCGAACGGATCGCCGTCGCGTGGTGACTGTGACGGGCGATGTCGACGCATCCGTGGCGAACGCCAATGAAATCAACGCCGATCTGCGAAAAGAGGTGCTGCCGAATCTCGCGCTCGAGTTTCCCGGCCTGACGTACGACTTTGAAGGTGAGCAGCGCGAACAGAAGGAATCGCTGGACAGCTTGAAGGTCAACTTCCTGGTGGCTCAGATTGCCATCTTCGCGCTCCTGGCGATTCCGTTCAGGTCCTACACCCAGCCCCTGATTATCATGTCGGCGATTCCATTTGGCCTCGTGGGTGCCGTCTTCGGCCACATCGCGATGGGTCTCAACCTGACCATGCTGTCGATGTTCGGAATGGTTGCGTTGACCGGCGTCGTGGTCAACGACTCGCTTATTTTGGTCGACCTGATCAATCGCCTGCGCCGTGAAGGTGTGTCGGTGGACGAGTCCATCAGGGAGGCGGGCGAACGGCGATTCCGACCCATCCTGTTGACCACTGCCACGACCTTTCTCGGTCTGTCACCGATGATCTTCGAGACCAGCATGCAGGCTCGGTTTCTGATTCCCATGGCGGTGAGTCTGGGATACGGCATCGTCTTCGCGACTGCCATCACACTGCTTCTCGTACCGACGCTCTATCGCATCCTCGAGGACCTCAAGATGGCCTTTGGAACCGCAACCGAAGAGATGAGAGTGAGTCGGCAGGTGAAGGCAGTAGAGAGCTGA
- a CDS encoding efflux RND transporter periplasmic adaptor subunit — protein MSSKTLKLVIPVIVLVVGVAAAALIASARKAPPRVERPALGPLVEVIEVKVADAPIIVTGHGEVAPRVTVDLVPQVPGQVIRVHPSVVAGGFFKKGEVLVTIDPRDYELAMERAEAAVARAKVNFDREKAEAEVAREEWDGLHPGEEPTGLVIREPQIRQAEAEYAAAVADLAVAELNLERTRLSLPFDGVVVSENVDVGQFVGVGSRLATVYGTDTVEVRVPLESRELAWFDVPSGNRSSGPRAEVSAELGGHEVVWDGTVTRMEAQVDQISRMVHVVVEVADPYEANVDHPPLLPGTFADVRIFGRTLANVVSLPRYAVREDNRVWVFENGTLEIRNVEVLRADRERSLVSAGLEDGDLVVVTALDAVTDGMKVRRASDGPAGGPA, from the coding sequence ATGTCTTCGAAAACTCTCAAGCTCGTCATCCCGGTCATCGTTCTCGTCGTGGGCGTCGCCGCCGCAGCGCTGATTGCCTCCGCCCGGAAGGCGCCCCCCAGAGTGGAACGGCCGGCCCTCGGGCCTCTGGTCGAGGTCATCGAAGTGAAAGTCGCTGATGCTCCGATCATCGTCACCGGCCACGGTGAGGTCGCACCTCGGGTAACAGTCGACCTGGTGCCCCAGGTACCGGGCCAGGTGATCCGGGTTCACCCATCGGTGGTCGCGGGTGGCTTCTTCAAGAAAGGAGAGGTACTTGTGACCATCGATCCGCGCGATTACGAGCTGGCAATGGAGCGCGCGGAAGCGGCTGTGGCTCGAGCAAAGGTCAATTTCGACCGCGAGAAGGCGGAGGCGGAGGTGGCCAGGGAAGAGTGGGACGGACTCCATCCAGGTGAGGAGCCGACCGGCCTCGTGATTCGCGAACCGCAGATTCGGCAGGCCGAGGCGGAGTACGCGGCGGCCGTCGCGGATCTCGCCGTCGCAGAGCTCAATCTGGAGCGAACCCGGCTGTCCCTTCCGTTTGACGGGGTGGTCGTGTCTGAAAACGTCGATGTCGGCCAGTTCGTGGGCGTCGGCAGCCGTCTCGCCACCGTCTACGGCACCGACACCGTCGAGGTGCGAGTTCCGCTCGAAAGCCGAGAGCTCGCGTGGTTCGACGTGCCTTCCGGGAACCGGAGTTCGGGTCCGAGAGCGGAGGTCAGCGCGGAGCTCGGAGGCCACGAGGTCGTGTGGGATGGCACGGTGACGCGGATGGAAGCCCAGGTCGACCAGATCTCGAGGATGGTTCACGTAGTGGTCGAGGTCGCAGATCCGTACGAAGCCAACGTAGATCACCCTCCGCTGCTGCCCGGCACCTTCGCCGACGTACGGATTTTCGGCCGCACGCTTGCCAATGTCGTGTCCCTGCCCCGCTATGCAGTTCGAGAGGACAATCGGGTGTGGGTCTTTGAGAACGGTACTCTCGAGATTCGTAATGTGGAAGTGCTGCGTGCGGATCGCGAGCGGAGCCTCGTTTCGGCGGGTCTCGAAGACGGTGATCTGGTAGTTGTGACTGCGCTCGACGCGGTGACGGACGGGATGAAGGTGCGGCGGGCGAGCGACGGCCCGGCGGGAGGACCGGCATGA
- a CDS encoding TolC family protein, which translates to MKNQPLIRLAGVGIALLLAVGCTLGPDPERPATAADVSDGFVHASGADAKPLPEVTPWWQEFGDETTTVLVELALANNPDLRAAAARVLEAEAGLRRAGGAMWPQVGYGAGGTRQKMSFVLPGTGRREIFSTTYSYDLNVSWQADFFGRLKRTRQASWASLLAEEASREAVIHSVVGAVVRARVLVATAGWALDINRDITESWQSTLSTVERRYRAGIADAVEVHLARENLASARASEAVIAAQLEQAKLALDVLVGRRPGSGGDLPDTLPRLPSLDPVPVGLPAQLLDRRPDLRQAEMQLAAATYGVGAAIATLYPDLSLTGSAGGRSDTLADLTSVDGIVYNAIASLVGPIFSGGQRRADVDAARARAEQATALYAGAVLNALRDVEEALVLSEASQRNREFSDQRVEEARAADRLAKERYQRGVGGLLTVLETERRLRLAEQANLAATADVWSSRIDLFLSLGGDWSTDTPSAEVGDSEERGKQAESTIPNSEFLIPNSREVL; encoded by the coding sequence ATGAAAAATCAGCCATTGATTCGGCTCGCGGGAGTGGGAATCGCCCTGTTGCTTGCGGTGGGATGCACGCTCGGTCCCGATCCCGAACGCCCTGCGACGGCTGCGGACGTTTCCGACGGCTTTGTTCACGCGTCGGGGGCCGATGCGAAGCCGCTGCCGGAAGTAACGCCCTGGTGGCAAGAGTTCGGTGACGAGACAACCACCGTGTTGGTCGAACTGGCCCTCGCCAACAACCCCGATCTGCGGGCCGCGGCGGCGCGGGTACTCGAGGCCGAAGCCGGCCTGCGCAGGGCCGGGGGCGCGATGTGGCCGCAGGTTGGATACGGCGCGGGTGGGACCCGCCAGAAGATGTCCTTTGTCCTGCCGGGCACGGGGCGAAGAGAAATCTTCTCGACGACCTATTCGTACGATCTCAACGTCTCCTGGCAGGCCGATTTCTTCGGACGTCTCAAGCGGACGCGGCAGGCATCCTGGGCGAGCCTGCTCGCCGAGGAAGCGTCTCGCGAGGCGGTGATCCACTCGGTAGTGGGCGCGGTGGTGCGCGCCCGTGTCCTGGTCGCGACCGCAGGGTGGGCACTGGATATCAATCGCGATATTACCGAAAGCTGGCAATCGACCCTGAGCACGGTGGAGCGGCGTTACAGAGCGGGTATTGCCGACGCGGTCGAGGTCCACCTGGCGCGTGAAAACCTTGCCTCGGCCCGGGCCTCCGAGGCGGTGATCGCTGCCCAGCTCGAGCAGGCCAAGCTTGCCCTCGACGTGCTGGTAGGCCGGCGCCCCGGAAGTGGGGGAGATCTTCCCGACACCCTGCCGCGCCTGCCGTCGCTCGATCCGGTGCCGGTCGGTCTTCCGGCCCAGCTGCTCGATCGCCGGCCGGACCTCCGTCAGGCGGAGATGCAGCTTGCTGCTGCTACCTACGGCGTCGGTGCGGCGATCGCAACCCTGTATCCGGACCTCAGCCTGACCGGGTCGGCGGGCGGCCGTTCGGACACCCTAGCCGATCTGACGTCGGTGGACGGGATCGTCTACAACGCGATCGCCAGTCTCGTCGGGCCGATCTTCTCCGGAGGTCAGCGGCGGGCGGATGTCGACGCAGCCCGGGCGCGGGCCGAGCAGGCAACCGCGTTGTATGCCGGGGCGGTCCTCAACGCTCTGCGCGACGTGGAGGAGGCCTTGGTGCTCAGCGAGGCCTCGCAACGCAACCGGGAGTTCTCGGACCAGCGGGTCGAAGAGGCCCGAGCGGCCGACCGCCTGGCCAAGGAGCGGTATCAGCGTGGTGTGGGGGGCCTGCTGACCGTGCTCGAGACCGAACGGCGGCTGCGGCTCGCCGAGCAGGCAAACCTCGCGGCGACCGCAGACGTATGGAGCTCGCGTATCGATCTCTTCCTCTCCCTCGGTGGCGACTGGTCCACAGACACTCCATCTGCCGAAGTTGGTGATTCCGAGGAACGTGGGAAACAGGCCGAATCCACAATTCCTAACTCCGAATTCCTCATTCCGAATTCAAGAGAGGTGCTCTGA
- a CDS encoding DUF1956 domain-containing protein has product MVTALRDRRIETLDELLARNPAPALEEYLQSFANGFLEPLVDDSHGRLFLDLVSREMITPRLPQGVFLNEFIRPLMERATAALAKCGPPLDPETARMCTMSQVGQLLHVLKTYHLFTVHERSNLVPERLADHVSHFVRFSAGGIRACADAEMIREDREPGREVVS; this is encoded by the coding sequence ATGGTCACCGCCCTTCGCGATCGGCGAATCGAGACCCTCGACGAGTTGCTGGCGAGGAACCCGGCGCCGGCTCTCGAGGAGTACTTGCAGTCTTTCGCAAACGGATTCCTCGAGCCTCTGGTCGACGATAGCCACGGCCGCCTCTTTCTCGATTTGGTGTCGCGAGAGATGATCACTCCGCGGCTTCCACAAGGCGTTTTCCTGAACGAGTTCATCCGACCGCTAATGGAGCGCGCCACCGCTGCCCTGGCCAAGTGCGGGCCGCCTCTCGATCCGGAGACCGCCCGGATGTGCACCATGTCACAGGTCGGCCAGCTCCTGCACGTGCTCAAGACCTATCACCTGTTCACGGTTCACGAAAGATCCAATCTGGTACCGGAACGCCTCGCGGATCATGTGAGCCATTTCGTTCGGTTCTCGGCCGGAGGCATCCGCGCCTGCGCCGACGCGGAGATGATCCGGGAAGATCGTGAGCCAGGACGAGAGGTAGTCTCATGA
- a CDS encoding MFS transporter, with protein sequence MQYDLTSRRWLILASTVVSFFAVGVTFFAVPPLIPELVTRFGLSHLEIGVLMGSIAIPAIFLSIPLGAAVDRWPARAAGNASLSLMLIGSLLFAVAPNYMTLLIGRLLFGLGALVVNLLLARLVTAAFAGRELSLAMGVFNAVYPASMVVMFTLHPRLLGSLGWRGELMALAIIVVIAIPLHNFAVPKNLRGEAATETDSREPWITAPLLALAVSWMLFFAAYASVFTFAPEWAGGGSSSLLIGSLIAWVALILAPVVGTLIDRTGRTARWVLGGQLLLAAVLATMAGSVIHPALAMILVGLTFATVSTATYSMPAILAPPARIGFAFGFITAFSNLGTLLGPAAAGAIRDQTEGWSLAWAVLAAAAAVGAMATLKLPVKGNRAAGPSE encoded by the coding sequence ATGCAATACGACCTCACCTCCCGCCGTTGGCTGATACTCGCGTCCACGGTCGTCAGCTTCTTCGCTGTCGGCGTGACCTTTTTCGCGGTGCCTCCGTTGATCCCGGAGCTGGTCACGCGTTTCGGCCTCAGCCATCTCGAAATCGGAGTGCTGATGGGATCGATCGCCATCCCGGCGATATTCCTGTCGATTCCACTCGGTGCGGCTGTCGATCGTTGGCCGGCGCGAGCGGCGGGAAACGCCTCACTGTCCCTGATGCTCATCGGCTCACTCCTCTTCGCCGTGGCACCGAATTACATGACCCTCCTGATCGGTCGCCTGCTCTTCGGGCTCGGCGCTCTCGTCGTCAATCTCCTGCTCGCCCGCCTCGTCACCGCGGCCTTCGCCGGTCGGGAGCTTTCCCTGGCAATGGGCGTCTTCAATGCCGTGTATCCGGCGAGCATGGTGGTCATGTTCACCCTTCACCCGCGCCTCCTTGGAAGTCTCGGGTGGCGGGGTGAGCTCATGGCGCTGGCCATCATCGTCGTCATCGCCATTCCTCTGCACAATTTTGCGGTCCCGAAAAACCTGCGCGGCGAAGCAGCTACCGAGACCGACTCGCGCGAGCCTTGGATCACAGCGCCGCTGCTGGCGTTGGCCGTTTCCTGGATGCTCTTTTTCGCGGCCTACGCCTCGGTCTTCACCTTTGCTCCGGAGTGGGCTGGTGGCGGCTCCTCATCGCTCCTCATCGGCAGCCTGATTGCCTGGGTCGCCCTCATCCTCGCCCCAGTAGTGGGGACATTGATCGACCGTACCGGACGCACCGCCAGGTGGGTGCTCGGCGGTCAGCTCCTTCTGGCCGCAGTGTTGGCGACAATGGCCGGATCGGTGATCCATCCTGCTCTGGCAATGATTCTCGTTGGCCTCACGTTTGCGACGGTTTCGACTGCGACCTACTCGATGCCGGCTATTCTCGCACCCCCCGCCAGGATCGGATTTGCATTCGGTTTCATCACTGCCTTCTCCAACCTCGGAACACTGCTCGGGCCGGCGGCCGCCGGAGCAATCCGCGATCAAACCGAGGGCTGGAGCCTTGCGTGGGCGGTCCTCGCCGCCGCGGCAGCCGTCGGCGCTATGGCGACGCTGAAGTTGCCGGTCAAAGGAAATCGAGCTGCGGGACCTTCGGAATGA
- a CDS encoding ABC transporter substrate-binding protein has protein sequence MTLIRVAHSPDSDDAFMFYGLAKDLIDTGDLRFEHVLSDIETLNREAFDGTYEVTAVSIHAYAHLDDRYALLASGASMGDGYGPVLVSREVVSSDDLAEMTVAIPGRLTSAALALKMWNPRLQTVPLSFDEIMPAVRSGEVDAGVVIHEGQLTWKDEGFHRIVDLGVWWAGETDGLPLPLGGNLIRRDLGGEMCKRVAVLLKSSIEYALEHREEALDYALDYGRGLDRDKADRFVGMYVNELTVDYGERGRRAVSSFLERAFEERLIPKVPQLDFL, from the coding sequence ATGACCCTGATTCGTGTTGCGCACTCGCCGGACTCTGACGATGCATTCATGTTCTACGGGTTGGCCAAGGATTTGATCGACACCGGTGACCTGCGCTTCGAGCACGTGCTCTCCGATATCGAGACCCTCAACCGCGAGGCCTTCGACGGGACCTACGAGGTGACAGCTGTGTCGATCCACGCCTACGCCCACCTCGATGATCGATATGCGTTGCTCGCGTCGGGTGCGTCGATGGGCGACGGTTACGGGCCGGTGCTGGTATCGAGAGAGGTGGTATCGTCGGACGATCTCGCCGAGATGACGGTTGCCATTCCCGGCCGTCTGACGTCGGCGGCACTCGCCCTCAAGATGTGGAACCCGCGGCTGCAAACGGTGCCCCTTTCGTTCGACGAGATCATGCCGGCCGTGAGATCCGGCGAAGTGGATGCCGGCGTAGTCATCCACGAGGGCCAGCTGACGTGGAAGGACGAGGGATTTCACCGGATCGTGGATCTCGGAGTGTGGTGGGCGGGGGAGACCGACGGGCTTCCGCTCCCGCTGGGTGGAAACCTTATCCGACGCGATCTCGGCGGAGAGATGTGCAAGCGGGTCGCGGTGCTCCTCAAATCATCCATCGAGTACGCCCTCGAACATCGTGAGGAGGCGCTCGATTATGCCCTCGACTACGGTCGTGGCCTTGACCGCGACAAGGCGGACCGATTCGTAGGGATGTACGTCAACGAGCTCACCGTGGACTACGGAGAGAGAGGGCGCAGGGCCGTCAGTTCGTTCCTCGAGCGCGCGTTCGAGGAACGTCTCATTCCGAAGGTCCCGCAGCTCGATTTCCTTTGA